The following coding sequences are from one Gemmatimonadota bacterium window:
- a CDS encoding alpha-L-fucosidase — translation MPRLRSFALLLMTAACWPLPAQESVPAVRMAARERYRDAGFGMFIHWGVYSQLGQGEWVMNNQKLAIPTYEWLAGTFNPVKFDAKEWVALAKAAGVRYITITSRHHDGFSMFATKANRYNIVDWTPFRRDPLKELADECQRQGIALHFYYSQLDWHHQDYFPRGGTGGSSGRPDRGDWNAYLAFMNTQLTELLTNYGPIGGIWFDGMWDKKDADWQLATSYALIHRLQPSALIIPNHHIAPLPGEDVQTFEQDLPGANTAGFNTKTIGALPLETSLTMNGAWGYHIADQNWKSTSTLIGYLVRAAGANANLLLNIGPRPDGTVQPEAAERLRAVGAWLGRYGTSIYQTRGGPVSPRPWGVTTQRGDSVFVHVLNWQDRVLAVPDFGARVLRATTFEGAAVPFVQGPSGITLTLPTAAAESPDQVVVLVTAKRP, via the coding sequence ATGCCCCGTCTGCGCTCGTTCGCGCTGCTGTTGATGACTGCCGCCTGCTGGCCACTGCCGGCCCAGGAGAGTGTGCCGGCGGTCCGAATGGCGGCGCGTGAGCGGTATCGTGATGCCGGCTTCGGGATGTTCATCCACTGGGGCGTCTACTCGCAGCTGGGCCAGGGCGAATGGGTGATGAACAACCAGAAGCTCGCCATCCCGACCTACGAGTGGTTGGCCGGCACCTTCAATCCGGTCAAGTTTGACGCCAAGGAGTGGGTCGCGTTGGCGAAGGCCGCCGGGGTGCGATACATCACGATCACCTCACGGCATCACGACGGCTTCTCGATGTTCGCGACGAAGGCCAACCGCTACAACATCGTCGACTGGACACCCTTCCGCCGCGACCCGCTCAAGGAGTTGGCCGACGAGTGTCAGCGCCAGGGCATCGCGCTCCACTTCTACTACTCGCAGCTGGATTGGCACCACCAGGACTACTTCCCGCGTGGTGGGACCGGCGGAAGTTCGGGGCGGCCGGATCGCGGCGACTGGAACGCCTACCTGGCCTTCATGAACACGCAGCTGACCGAGCTGCTCACCAACTACGGGCCGATCGGCGGGATCTGGTTCGACGGCATGTGGGACAAGAAGGATGCGGACTGGCAGTTGGCGACGAGCTACGCACTGATCCACCGGTTGCAGCCGTCGGCCCTGATCATTCCGAACCATCACATCGCCCCGTTGCCCGGTGAGGACGTGCAGACCTTTGAGCAGGACCTTCCGGGCGCCAACACCGCGGGCTTCAACACCAAGACCATCGGGGCGCTGCCACTGGAGACCTCGCTCACCATGAACGGCGCGTGGGGCTACCACATCGCCGACCAGAATTGGAAGTCGACCAGCACGCTGATCGGTTACCTGGTGCGGGCCGCCGGGGCGAACGCCAATCTCCTACTCAACATCGGGCCTCGTCCCGATGGCACGGTGCAGCCCGAGGCAGCGGAGCGACTCCGTGCGGTCGGTGCGTGGCTCGGTCGCTACGGCACCTCGATCTACCAGACCCGTGGCGGCCCGGTGTCGCCGCGTCCGTGGGGCGTCACGACTCAGCGCGGTGACTCGGTGTTCGTGCACGTCCTGAATTGGCAGGACCGCGTGCTCGCCGTTCCGGACTTCGGGGCGCGGGTGCTCCGTGCCACGACCTTCGAGGGGGCGGCCGTGCCGTTCGTGCAGGGTCCGTCGGGGATCACGCTGACGTTGCCCACGGCGGCCGCCGAGAGCCCCGATCAGGTCGTGGTGCTGGTCACGGCCAAGCGGCCCTGA
- a CDS encoding EAL domain-containing protein has product MLSQYLESPSTESLFQLCHSWHAARPALTVLALVCEPQAELVGPLQEATSSAEIRLLGAVVPGVVAEGTFRRTGVLLLGFAGATPALLVPVPPAEPEATEAPIAALAEFVHQHASATPGEDTLLIFVDAMVPKVASLLDRLYFECGDQVHYAGSSIGSERFVAMPCLFDNTELVGGALLAILLPRNSGPTMAHGYQGDVTLRVATEIEGNRIRRINGRIAFEVSQELMAEEYGISLDRQNFYEYGVHFPFAFNRVSGESLVRIPVSVEEDGSILCIGEVPENALLGVVRAIDAGDTSAAAAVGGASALTEAPGVFVIYCAGRYLHLGEAGAAAVLQRHPARDSMALKQQQALTVLYDLAMTMAGETDPRRLATSMLQRLLAHTGYSCGAVLLDLRDEGDATVSADLYVTIGARALRALEGTRGLWPASAMAAGRLVNPSGWFPGGERYPHAMQLPLPGVGCVLLLAASTSSAREEQAVALLPPLLAKFSQALRHCLESKARGEALAVARDAAEAASRAKSRFLASMSHELRTPLNGILGYAQLVELEEGLPAQLRDHAHAITAAGHHLLAVVNDILDLTRIESGQLTIQVAPIDVAPLLAATIAHHEAAARQRDIRLVTTGSDASLRVLADEHRLRQVLDNLVSNAIKYNQSNGQVSLVVTQSASDRVRFTVTDTGRGIAPELQAELFQPFNRLGAETGTIQGIGIGLLITRHLVDGMGGAIGVDSTPGVGSTFWVDLPSAEPRVVASSAAGGSRRRRILVAEDFGPNQAVLRLQLTRLGYDVDVTSDGGEALARWRAEPFDLLLTDLNMPGLDGFDLARAIRAEERERGGHLPIVAITAADLSSEREQCRDAGMDDVLPKPIILVDLRRLLERLLTGENAAEASPDPRAAADTVAVLDLAQLHRVLGEVSPEEWRGVLGTFIDSAGQGLRRIAASPGDVPAVARELHKLKSGARTVGAMRFAAHVVAMEDAVNNGHRITFSALRGALTDVELALAGLATAAPTPPAKPVVPEPMRPRIACRSVLLVDDDPVVIRHMSAMLSFGLAIPDVLTASDGRQAADLLAARDGAIDVVICDLEMPEMDGVELIRSLGRTGFQGGVILMSGAEAKVLSTVGTLAGIQGLHVLGQVQKPVGPAQMTQLLAQFDAEVAPQRDRRALEEITADAIREGIRLGEFEVWFQPKVDAATLAPVGVEALARWVRGKAIHVAPDRFIVAAERLGLIPELSRALVDAALSGAARLAAHGAGLTTAINISRQMLDDLSLPDWISARTLAVGLTPQAVVLEVTETGLSEDLTRALDVLTRLRLKGFGLSIDDFGIGYSSFEQLGRVPFTELKLDRSFVSRGCQDPAARAILEGSMGMARKLGLTTVAEGVETVEDLELIRSLGCDRVQGYLIARPMHLEQLLTWLSDRPAVGTGAGGGVQSPSPRG; this is encoded by the coding sequence ATGCTGTCGCAATATCTGGAATCGCCGTCGACCGAGTCGCTTTTCCAGCTTTGCCACTCGTGGCACGCCGCCCGACCGGCGTTGACGGTCCTGGCGCTCGTCTGCGAGCCCCAGGCGGAGCTGGTCGGGCCGCTGCAGGAGGCCACCTCCTCCGCCGAGATCAGGCTGCTCGGCGCGGTGGTCCCTGGGGTCGTGGCCGAGGGGACCTTCCGACGCACGGGCGTCCTGCTCCTCGGCTTCGCGGGGGCCACCCCGGCCCTCCTCGTCCCGGTGCCGCCGGCGGAACCTGAGGCGACCGAGGCGCCGATCGCCGCCCTCGCGGAGTTTGTCCACCAGCACGCCTCCGCGACACCCGGCGAGGACACGCTCCTCATCTTCGTCGACGCCATGGTGCCGAAGGTCGCCTCACTCCTCGACCGGCTCTATTTCGAATGCGGCGACCAGGTGCATTACGCCGGCAGCAGCATCGGCAGCGAACGTTTTGTCGCGATGCCCTGCCTCTTCGACAATACGGAGCTGGTCGGGGGCGCCCTCCTGGCGATTCTTCTGCCGCGGAACAGCGGTCCGACGATGGCACACGGCTACCAGGGTGACGTGACGCTGCGGGTCGCGACCGAGATCGAGGGGAACCGGATTCGGCGCATCAACGGCCGGATCGCCTTCGAGGTCTCTCAGGAACTGATGGCCGAGGAGTATGGCATTTCGCTCGATCGCCAGAACTTCTACGAATACGGTGTCCACTTTCCATTCGCCTTCAATCGCGTGAGCGGCGAGTCGCTGGTGCGGATCCCGGTCTCGGTGGAGGAGGACGGTTCCATCCTCTGCATCGGCGAAGTCCCCGAGAATGCCCTCCTGGGCGTGGTGCGCGCGATCGATGCCGGGGACACCAGCGCGGCGGCGGCAGTCGGAGGCGCCTCCGCCCTGACCGAGGCGCCCGGCGTGTTCGTCATCTATTGCGCGGGTCGCTACCTCCACCTTGGCGAGGCCGGGGCCGCGGCAGTTCTGCAACGCCACCCTGCTCGCGATTCCATGGCACTGAAGCAGCAGCAGGCGCTCACGGTCCTCTACGACCTGGCGATGACGATGGCGGGGGAGACCGACCCGCGGCGCCTCGCCACGTCGATGCTGCAGCGCCTGCTCGCCCACACCGGATACAGCTGCGGCGCAGTGTTGCTTGACCTCCGCGACGAGGGAGACGCGACGGTCTCGGCCGACCTCTACGTCACCATCGGTGCCCGGGCGCTCCGCGCGCTCGAGGGGACACGCGGTCTGTGGCCGGCGTCAGCGATGGCGGCTGGCCGTCTGGTGAATCCCTCCGGATGGTTCCCTGGGGGCGAGCGCTACCCGCACGCCATGCAGCTCCCATTGCCCGGCGTCGGCTGCGTCTTGCTGCTCGCCGCGAGCACCTCTTCGGCGCGCGAGGAGCAGGCCGTCGCGCTCCTGCCGCCGCTGCTCGCCAAGTTCAGTCAGGCGCTTCGCCATTGCCTGGAGAGCAAGGCGCGTGGTGAGGCACTGGCCGTGGCGCGCGACGCCGCCGAGGCCGCGAGTCGGGCCAAGAGCCGATTCCTGGCCAGCATGAGCCACGAGCTGCGGACGCCGCTCAACGGCATCCTCGGTTACGCCCAGCTGGTGGAACTCGAAGAAGGACTCCCGGCGCAGCTGCGAGATCACGCGCACGCCATCACCGCGGCAGGGCATCACCTGCTCGCTGTCGTGAATGACATCCTCGACCTGACGCGGATCGAGTCGGGACAGCTGACGATTCAGGTCGCGCCGATCGATGTCGCCCCGCTCCTTGCCGCAACGATCGCGCATCACGAGGCGGCAGCCCGGCAACGGGACATCCGGCTCGTGACGACGGGCAGCGATGCGTCGTTGCGTGTGCTCGCCGATGAGCACCGACTGCGTCAGGTGCTCGACAACCTGGTCAGCAATGCGATCAAGTACAATCAGTCCAACGGACAGGTCTCGCTGGTCGTGACGCAATCCGCGTCGGATCGGGTCCGGTTCACCGTCACCGACACCGGACGAGGAATCGCGCCCGAGCTGCAGGCGGAGCTGTTCCAGCCGTTCAACCGGTTGGGTGCCGAGACCGGAACGATCCAGGGCATCGGCATCGGGCTCCTGATCACCCGTCATCTTGTTGACGGCATGGGCGGCGCGATCGGGGTGGACAGCACCCCGGGGGTCGGCAGCACCTTCTGGGTGGACCTGCCCTCGGCCGAGCCGCGAGTGGTCGCATCGTCGGCTGCCGGGGGCTCGCGTCGTCGGCGCATTCTGGTGGCCGAAGACTTCGGGCCCAATCAGGCCGTGCTTCGGCTGCAGCTCACCCGACTCGGCTACGACGTCGACGTGACGTCAGATGGTGGGGAGGCGCTGGCACGGTGGCGTGCTGAGCCGTTCGACCTCCTGCTCACCGATCTCAACATGCCTGGCCTGGACGGATTCGACCTTGCCCGTGCCATCCGGGCCGAGGAGCGGGAGCGTGGTGGGCACCTGCCGATCGTCGCGATCACGGCGGCCGATCTCTCGAGCGAGCGTGAGCAGTGCCGCGACGCGGGCATGGACGACGTGCTCCCCAAGCCGATCATCCTGGTCGACCTGCGTCGACTGCTGGAGCGTTTGTTGACTGGCGAAAACGCCGCGGAGGCATCGCCCGATCCGCGCGCAGCCGCCGACACCGTCGCGGTGCTCGATCTGGCGCAGTTGCATCGCGTGCTCGGCGAGGTCAGCCCCGAGGAGTGGCGCGGCGTGCTCGGCACCTTCATCGATTCGGCGGGGCAGGGGCTTCGGCGGATTGCCGCCTCACCCGGCGACGTGCCGGCCGTGGCGCGCGAACTCCACAAGTTGAAGTCTGGTGCCCGGACGGTGGGGGCGATGCGATTTGCCGCGCACGTCGTGGCCATGGAAGACGCGGTCAACAACGGGCATCGGATCACCTTCAGCGCGCTGCGCGGCGCGCTCACGGACGTCGAGCTTGCCCTGGCCGGGCTGGCGACCGCTGCCCCCACGCCGCCCGCCAAGCCGGTGGTGCCCGAACCGATGCGGCCGCGGATCGCGTGTCGCTCCGTGCTGCTGGTCGACGACGATCCGGTGGTGATTCGTCACATGTCAGCGATGCTCTCCTTCGGCCTCGCGATCCCCGATGTCCTCACCGCCTCGGATGGTCGACAAGCGGCCGACCTGCTGGCCGCCCGCGACGGCGCGATCGACGTGGTCATCTGCGACCTCGAGATGCCGGAGATGGACGGCGTGGAACTGATCCGATCGCTCGGTCGCACGGGGTTCCAGGGCGGCGTGATCCTCATGAGCGGGGCCGAGGCGAAGGTCCTCAGCACGGTGGGCACGCTGGCCGGCATTCAGGGGCTGCACGTTCTGGGACAGGTGCAGAAGCCGGTGGGGCCGGCGCAGATGACGCAACTGCTGGCGCAGTTCGACGCCGAAGTGGCGCCGCAACGGGATCGGCGTGCGCTGGAGGAGATCACTGCGGACGCGATTCGAGAGGGGATTCGCCTGGGCGAGTTCGAAGTCTGGTTCCAGCCCAAGGTCGATGCCGCCACCCTCGCGCCCGTCGGGGTCGAGGCACTTGCGCGGTGGGTGCGCGGCAAGGCTATCCACGTCGCGCCGGATCGCTTCATCGTGGCCGCCGAGCGGTTGGGGTTGATCCCCGAACTCTCCCGCGCGCTGGTCGACGCCGCGCTCTCGGGCGCGGCGCGCCTCGCCGCGCACGGTGCCGGGTTGACCACGGCGATCAACATCTCGCGCCAGATGCTCGACGATCTCTCCCTGCCGGACTGGATCAGCGCACGGACACTTGCGGTCGGACTCACGCCGCAGGCCGTCGTCCTCGAGGTCACCGAGACCGGATTGAGCGAGGACCTCACCCGTGCGCTTGATGTACTGACGCGCCTCCGCCTGAAGGGCTTCGGGCTCTCGATCGATGATTTCGGCATCGGGTACTCGTCGTTCGAACAGCTCGGCCGGGTGCCGTTCACGGAGCTGAAGCTGGACCGGAGCTTCGTCAGTCGCGGATGCCAGGACCCTGCCGCTCGGGCGATTCTCGAAGGGAGCATGGGCATGGCCCGCAAGCTCGGCCTGACGACGGTGGCCGAAGGGGTCGAGACCGTCGAGGATCTTGAGCTGATCCGCTCCCTCGGCTGCGACCGGGTGCAGGGGTACCTCATCGCTCGCCCCATGCACCTTGAACAGTTGTTGACCTGGCTGTCGGACCGGCCAGCCGTTGGCACCGGTGCGGGTGGGGGAGTGCAATCTCCTTCGCCTAGGGGGTGA
- the queC gene encoding 7-cyano-7-deazaguanine synthase QueC, producing MPLPRPAIVLLSGGMDSATCLAIAAADGYAPYALSFRYGQRHATELDAASRVARRHGAVEHRIVDLDLRAFGGSALTADVAVPKDRDAAAIGAGVPITYVPARNTIFLSYALAWAEVLGARDLFIGVNALDYSGYPDCRPEFIAAFQQMARLGTTLTELTVHTPLAALTKRGIVERGLALGVDFSLTRTCYDPDASGAACGHCDACQLRLKGFRELGLEDPAPYANL from the coding sequence ATGCCACTCCCCCGCCCCGCCATTGTCCTCCTCTCCGGGGGTATGGATTCCGCGACCTGCCTCGCCATCGCGGCGGCCGACGGTTACGCCCCATACGCCCTCTCCTTCCGCTACGGGCAGCGCCACGCGACCGAACTCGACGCGGCGAGCCGGGTCGCCCGGCGTCACGGCGCTGTCGAGCACCGGATCGTCGACCTCGACCTCCGCGCCTTCGGCGGCTCGGCGCTGACGGCCGACGTCGCGGTGCCCAAGGACCGTGACGCGGCGGCGATCGGCGCTGGCGTGCCGATCACGTACGTCCCGGCGCGCAACACGATCTTCCTGAGCTATGCGCTCGCCTGGGCCGAGGTGCTCGGCGCGCGCGATCTCTTCATCGGCGTCAACGCCCTCGACTACTCCGGCTATCCCGACTGCCGCCCAGAGTTCATCGCGGCGTTCCAGCAGATGGCCCGCCTGGGCACCACCCTCACCGAACTCACCGTGCACACGCCGTTGGCGGCCCTCACGAAGCGCGGGATCGTCGAGCGCGGTCTGGCCCTCGGCGTCGATTTCTCACTGACGCGCACGTGCTACGACCCCGACGCGTCGGGTGCCGCCTGTGGCCACTGCGATGCCTGTCAGCTGCGACTCAAGGGGTTTCGGGAATTGGGGCTGGAGGATCCGGCGCCCTACGCCAACCTGTGA
- the queE gene encoding 7-carboxy-7-deazaguanine synthase — MSYSVKEIYFTLQGEGRHAGRPAVFCRFTGCNLWTGREADRATATCRFCDTDFVGTDGPGGGKFSTAAALADAVAAAWPVDSDRGQPYVVCTGGEPTLQLDRPLVDALHAVGFEVAIETNGTNAVVDGVDWICVSPKAGTTLVQTRGDELKLVFPQPDAMPDRFATLDFRHHLLQPMDGPAQAANTRAALAYCLAHPRWGLSLQTHKFLAIP; from the coding sequence ATGAGTTACTCGGTCAAAGAGATCTACTTCACGCTGCAGGGTGAAGGCCGCCACGCGGGTCGGCCCGCCGTGTTCTGTCGGTTCACGGGCTGCAATCTCTGGACAGGCCGGGAGGCGGATCGCGCGACGGCCACGTGCCGCTTCTGCGACACCGATTTCGTGGGGACCGACGGCCCTGGCGGCGGCAAGTTCAGCACCGCGGCGGCGCTGGCGGACGCGGTCGCCGCGGCGTGGCCTGTCGACAGCGATCGAGGACAACCGTACGTGGTCTGCACCGGGGGCGAACCGACCCTGCAGCTGGATCGGCCGCTCGTGGATGCACTGCATGCGGTCGGCTTCGAGGTCGCGATCGAAACGAACGGGACGAATGCGGTGGTCGATGGCGTCGATTGGATCTGTGTGTCGCCGAAGGCGGGGACCACGCTGGTGCAGACGCGCGGCGATGAATTGAAGCTGGTCTTCCCGCAGCCCGACGCGATGCCCGACCGCTTCGCGACCCTCGACTTCCGGCACCACCTGTTGCAACCCATGGACGGCCCCGCGCAAGCGGCCAACACGCGGGCCGCGCTCGCCTACTGCCTTGCCCATCCGCGGTGGGGCCTGTCGCTCCAAACCCACAAGTTCCTCGCCATTCCGTGA
- a CDS encoding HD domain-containing protein — MSTPMQGYSDRINHALAFSAKHHAPRAPSDGGMPFVAHPANVAIILARHGADETTLVAGILHHVLEVCEAEAREELARKIGEKFGSVVLGVARDAVEPSLDTRGDRLAWTQRKRLLLAALATMEPRALDIRCADEIHQCGTAIALVERLGVEYLPPQGFAPAALMLTWYGDLDDALARRDDWPGRALRHELGALRQRLAAAAAGDR, encoded by the coding sequence GTGAGCACGCCCATGCAAGGCTACAGCGACCGGATCAATCACGCCCTCGCCTTCTCGGCGAAGCACCACGCCCCGCGCGCACCCTCCGATGGGGGCATGCCGTTCGTGGCCCATCCGGCCAACGTGGCGATCATCCTCGCCCGACACGGTGCCGACGAGACCACACTGGTCGCGGGGATCCTGCACCACGTGCTCGAGGTCTGCGAGGCCGAGGCCCGCGAGGAATTGGCCCGCAAGATCGGCGAGAAGTTCGGGTCGGTGGTGCTCGGCGTGGCGCGCGATGCGGTGGAGCCGTCGCTCGACACGCGCGGTGACCGACTCGCCTGGACGCAACGGAAGCGGCTGCTGCTCGCCGCGCTCGCCACGATGGAACCCCGCGCGCTCGACATCCGCTGCGCCGACGAGATTCACCAGTGCGGGACCGCGATCGCGCTGGTGGAGCGGCTGGGGGTGGAGTACCTCCCGCCCCAGGGCTTCGCCCCGGCCGCCTTGATGCTGACCTGGTATGGCGACCTCGACGACGCGCTCGCGCGGCGCGACGACTGGCCGGGCCGCGCCCTCCGGCACGAACTCGGTGCCCTCCGGCAGCGCCTCGCCGCCGCCGCCGCCGGCGACCGGTAG
- a CDS encoding serine/threonine protein kinase has translation MPADVPELQLSRVTAALGERFRLDTAVAVSPERLLFRAHDRRLNRTVSLRVNLDTSDALRRWFLREAEALARLDHPAIRHVYEAGVIGDIAYRVGNWIDGESLADAIQRGPRPIPTVHGLARDILGALEHAHAHGIIVRRIVPASLLLTTTGRGTVTDLRYCNLTLTDIPPAEQPTGSPFLAPEVRDGKTGDPTSDVYTAGAVLYFAVTATTPPLDAQQLVPPRQIRGVIPAALERVILRALDPRPDERYLTAAEMLEDFASEAGEYESVDVALPTLSIELADGPHWEARMRRALGDDYELLGQLGQGGFGRVYRVRDLHLERQVALKVLHPHLTQDLATVERFRREAQLAARLNHVNIVNIYDIAGRSGLLWYTMEIVDGPNVAQLVDRDGPLPLDRVLRLLREALSALGHAHALGLVHRDIKPENMLLERDGSLRITDFGLALALRGQGRFGGATSQSGTPQFASPEQLLGERVDQRTDLYSLAAVATYALLGRTPFPGTTVEQILAKQTSDIVPDLGQERPDIPEGVADVLSRAMRNDVEARYASAGEFRSALEEAVLKGARRRGSDLARLAARILGT, from the coding sequence ATGCCGGCTGACGTCCCAGAGCTTCAACTCTCCCGTGTCACCGCCGCCCTCGGCGAGCGTTTCCGCCTGGACACCGCGGTGGCCGTCTCGCCGGAGCGGCTGCTCTTTCGCGCCCATGATCGGCGGCTGAACCGCACCGTCTCGCTGCGTGTCAACCTCGACACCAGTGACGCGCTGCGGCGGTGGTTCCTCCGCGAGGCCGAGGCGTTGGCGCGCCTCGACCACCCGGCGATCCGCCATGTCTACGAGGCCGGCGTCATCGGCGACATTGCCTACCGCGTCGGCAACTGGATCGACGGCGAGTCGCTCGCCGATGCGATCCAGCGTGGTCCGCGGCCGATCCCGACGGTCCACGGCCTGGCCCGCGACATCCTCGGGGCGCTCGAACACGCGCATGCGCATGGCATCATCGTCCGCCGCATCGTCCCGGCGTCGTTGCTGCTCACCACGACCGGTCGCGGCACCGTCACCGACCTGCGGTACTGCAACCTCACGCTGACGGACATTCCGCCGGCGGAGCAGCCGACCGGCTCGCCCTTCCTGGCGCCGGAAGTGCGCGACGGGAAGACCGGCGATCCGACCAGCGACGTGTACACGGCCGGCGCGGTGCTGTATTTCGCCGTGACCGCGACGACGCCGCCTCTCGACGCACAGCAACTCGTGCCGCCACGACAGATCCGTGGCGTCATTCCGGCCGCGCTTGAGCGCGTGATCCTCCGCGCGCTCGATCCGCGTCCCGACGAGCGCTACCTCACGGCGGCGGAGATGCTCGAGGACTTCGCCTCCGAGGCGGGCGAGTACGAGTCGGTCGACGTGGCCTTGCCGACCCTCTCCATCGAGCTCGCCGACGGGCCGCACTGGGAAGCGCGGATGCGCCGCGCACTGGGCGACGACTACGAGCTCCTCGGGCAACTCGGGCAGGGCGGCTTCGGTCGGGTGTACCGCGTGCGCGACTTGCACCTCGAGCGACAAGTCGCGCTCAAGGTGCTGCATCCGCACCTGACCCAGGACCTGGCGACCGTTGAACGGTTCCGACGCGAAGCGCAGCTCGCCGCTCGACTCAACCACGTCAACATCGTGAACATCTACGACATCGCCGGGCGGTCCGGCCTGCTCTGGTACACCATGGAAATCGTCGATGGGCCGAACGTGGCGCAGCTCGTGGACCGCGACGGCCCACTGCCGCTCGACCGTGTGCTGCGCCTGTTGCGGGAGGCCCTCTCCGCACTGGGCCACGCCCATGCGCTCGGGCTGGTCCACCGCGACATCAAGCCGGAGAACATGCTGCTGGAACGGGACGGCTCGCTGCGGATCACCGACTTCGGCCTGGCGCTCGCGCTGCGGGGCCAGGGGCGCTTCGGCGGTGCGACCTCGCAGAGCGGCACGCCGCAGTTCGCCTCCCCCGAGCAGCTGCTGGGCGAGCGCGTCGACCAGCGCACCGACCTCTACTCCCTCGCGGCGGTCGCGACGTACGCGCTGCTGGGCCGGACGCCCTTCCCCGGCACCACCGTCGAGCAGATCCTGGCCAAGCAGACCTCGGACATCGTGCCGGATCTGGGGCAGGAGCGGCCCGACATTCCGGAGGGTGTCGCGGACGTGCTCAGTCGCGCCATGCGCAATGACGTCGAGGCACGCTATGCATCGGCCGGGGAATTCCGGAGTGCGCTGGAGGAGGCGGTGTTGAAGGGCGCGCGGCGGCGGGGGAGCGACTTGGCGCGCCTCGCGGCGCGCATCCTCGGGACCTGA
- the infA gene encoding translation initiation factor IF-1: protein MAKEEGIEMEGVVQEVLPDRNYRVLLENGHTILAYAAGKMSKFKIRVLEGDRVSVVLSPYDLTRGRVVYRHK, encoded by the coding sequence ATGGCGAAGGAAGAAGGGATTGAAATGGAGGGCGTGGTGCAGGAAGTCCTGCCAGATCGCAACTACCGCGTGCTCCTCGAGAACGGACACACCATCCTTGCCTACGCGGCCGGGAAGATGTCGAAGTTCAAGATCCGCGTGCTCGAGGGCGACCGCGTCTCCGTGGTGCTCTCCCCGTATGACCTGACCCGTGGCCGGGTGGTCTACCGCCACAAGTAG